A window from Dehalobacter sp. DCA encodes these proteins:
- the atpF gene encoding F0F1 ATP synthase subunit B yields MNPFVIGFTNSIASAAPAGPTTNSPLHFDYTYFVQLLSFLLLVWILKKFAWTPIMNMMEKRRQGIENNLAQAEQERKEAERIRLEYQQEMRQARQQAQEIIEKATKSSELRAEEIILEARKETEKIKQSALADIGRERDRAIADVKAQVADMSIAVAEKIIRHKLDITGQEALIEQFIQEVGDRPC; encoded by the coding sequence TTGAATCCCTTCGTAATAGGTTTTACCAATTCGATTGCCTCAGCGGCTCCTGCTGGTCCTACGACAAATAGCCCGTTACATTTTGACTACACATATTTTGTTCAGCTCCTTTCATTTTTGCTTTTAGTTTGGATCCTGAAAAAGTTTGCTTGGACACCCATTATGAATATGATGGAAAAACGCCGTCAGGGTATTGAAAATAACCTGGCCCAAGCCGAACAGGAAAGAAAAGAAGCTGAAAGAATCCGGCTGGAATACCAACAAGAAATGCGTCAAGCCCGTCAGCAAGCTCAGGAAATTATTGAGAAGGCTACCAAGAGCAGCGAACTGCGTGCGGAAGAAATTATCCTGGAAGCCCGTAAGGAAACCGAAAAAATCAAACAGTCGGCCCTGGCCGACATTGGACGGGAACGCGACAGGGCAATTGCCGATGTTAAAGCCCAGGTAGCCGATATGTCCATAGCCGTTGCTGAAAAAATTATTCGGCACAAACTGGATATCACGGGTCAGGAAGCTCTCATTGAACAATTTATTCAAGAGGTAGGGGATCGGCCATGTTAA